The region TGGTTTCCAAAACTGACACCACATTCAGCTGAAGGCCTAATctattttgtttccaaaatttAGGACCTGTTCAAGATCTAGAGCCATACTCTGCAAAACCCTTGGGCCTGCTTCACTCCTTTCACTTAGGctctttttccactttttatttccttggtaGTGGCTTTTTTAAAACCGGGTAGTATTATGGAAAGTTTCCCTGACTGGCACGAACTGATGGATTctgcctgagcagctgctcGATCTGCTCAAtaattccttccctttccctgctgctgctgttgttgtgaCACTGATTTCAAATTTACCATCTTTGTGCCTGAATGTCCACTAcacctgagctctgctgtgggcagtaATGGCTGGGGAAGTCCAGGTGCCCTGTGGGTTAAGCAGAGTGCAGGGTCTAATGGTCAGTGAAGGGCACAGTCCCCTTCAGCTGCAATGAACTCGTGACCCAGCACAATGTTAGGAGGGACCACACCAGAACTGTTACTATTCACATTTCTCTGGAAACTCTTGGGAGTTTGACAGCTCCCACAGTCTCCCAGGCACTTCAAAATTCCCCTTTGCTTCACAAAGTTGTTTCCAGGAAGCTGAGACAGATCCTGAACGTGTGGCAAGGCATTTAcctgctcagggagctgcaggacaaGTCGAGGTgactgctccagctgctgactgaccacagcacagcctggtgctgctggcctGGGGGGGTTTCCCTGTTCCAGTTGTTAGTGGCAGATGTTGATCACGCTGCTTCATGCAGTTGTGGACAGCAGGATGGCATCACAGCATGGGAACTGCACAGTAACCTTGCCTGGAATAGAAGAGAGTGGAGCAGAACAATGGCTCCGCTTTGCAGGCACATCTTCTTCTATTCAGAGCTCATTAACTCCTCTGTCCCGGCTGCATTCCAGCCCAGAGATGCAATGTCTGCTAAACTGCAGGGAAATTACCAGAGAACTGCTATAGAAGTTTTCAGGTCAGCTCAGCTCCAGAGGAAGCTGCGTTTTCAGGGAAGCAACTGATGATCTAAAGTTACATACAGAGCTTTTATAAACAAAGTGTGCAAATACTTCCCATAGGCTCATCCCATGGTGTTTTGCAACTCTTGATCATTTGCACAATAGAAGTATGAAGCAATTAAAGCCTTTTGTGTTCTCAGCATGAACAGATCTATCAAATTTCACAGCTCCAATCCAAAATTggactaattttaaaattaatattgatAATTGCCAGTGCATGACTAAGCTTGAGTGGTGCTTTCATGAGGGATTGAGAAATACTTGGTGTCTTAGATGGAGGAGTGATGCAACCCACCCTTTCCAGAGCACAGGGATGAACAGCAGTGGGGCAATGAATAGTGCAGGGACCCACCAGTCACCAGTGACTACCACAACAGGGAACTCCTACTTTGGATTCAATAAAAAGCATCCTCAGCTATGGAAGTCTCACAGCTGAGTGTCATTTTATTGGGTATGTTCCCACTGAAAAGGGGATCCATGCAACTTTccaaaaattgaaaataagagacagaagcaggaaaatgctCTATCCTGGGGCAGATAGAGACCACCTGGTTCAGCCTGGGGCAGACTGTGGACAAGGGTTCTGGGGTTGTCCCCACACAGAGCTCCAACTGACTGCaaggaggcagagctgaagCAGTGAGGGCAGAGTTATCACCAACTCCCAGTGAATCAGGCATGACTTTGGAGGATCTCAGTACCCCCAAAAAACCTTCTTCTTATTTTGAGTGGGCATTCAAAAACTGTTCTGGTGGATTGGGGAACTGTGGGAAAGGTTGTGCCTGTCTCCAAGAGCTCTGCACCATTCATCTCTTCTCATTTCCTCCTAGGCAGAGTCCAGTGTGGTTCCTACCCCGAAGAAAACCCATCAGTGGTGGTGCTACAGGAGAGGTCTCACGTGAGGGCCCTCGATAGGAAGGACAGCTCTGCACTTCTGTAGCCGATGGGAGAGGACAACAGCTTGGTAACAGGAGCTACCAAGAGCTGGCAGGATGAGTTACAGCTCACCCTCTGTGCATGACTTGCATCACAGCACCCCCACCACAGCCAAGCCAGACCCAGGGACAGCTCTGGATGTGACTGTACCAGAGACAGCCACCGTAAGCCCTGAGACTACCAGTTTCAACAGCACCAAAATCCCGGATGTGGCCAGCACTGGACCTGGCATGAGCACCATGCTGCTTTCCTTTGGGATCATTACTGTGATTGGGTTGGCTGTAGCAATGGTAAGAGAGCCCAGCTAAACATTCCTGTCTCTTGAGGGTGGAGGGTGGCTAGAGGTTCTAGGACTGATTTGCattgaataatttctttgcattCTATTAAAGTCTCACCCAAAACTGCTGGGAACTGGTAGTTCCTGAggttcctttctttttaaggcCTTTATCCATTGCTCCAGTATTTCTGCAGTCTCCCTGAGCTCTGGTCCAAATGGGATTCCCAGCAGGCCTAGGAGAGGCCACATGTAGTATCAGTATTTGTTTTTGATAGCAGTAGGAAgttcaattaaaagaaaacaaagcagattgTGTTCTGACTTGTTACCTGGAACAGCTGCATTGATTTAAACCTTCTCTTGGGCCCCACAAGAAAGTTTATCCATATTAACTTTTCAAGCAGACTGTTGAAACCATGTTAGTCTCCCCTGTGGACATGGAATAATTCTTTTTGAATTAAAGTGGCCTGAATCCACCTCAGCAAGACTCACCCTGGACTGCATTTCCAAGGTTCTGCTTGCTGGGTATCAGTCCTTGAGGGTTTGGTATGTCACTAACCTTGCCATTAATGCTGTGGGCAGAAGCTTTAGAGACCAGAGTTGTGTGCaagggctgcagctctcctttTGTTATGTAACCAGATCGTTTCCCTGCCAACAAAGAACAGAAGGTAGCAGCAAGCTCCCATTCCTCGTATGAGGAAGGGCTTCACTAATACAGCCATCAGAGGAGCCTATTGCAAAATTTCATTGCAGGCCCCAGGAGGAGTTTTTCCAAAAGCCCCTAAGAAAACCTGGAAATGGTCAAAAGTTCCCAAGAGCAACATCCAGCGTTCGTAGTTGTCAGAACAAGGCTGTGGAGGCCCAGAGCCTCCCTTtcttcccagcacaggctgacaGAGGCAAGTCCCTGAGCATGccctccctctttgcttcttcCCTTTGTACTGGGGAGGGGGTAGCAGCACTTCTGCGCTGTAGGAAATCGACACGAGAATCACAAAGGGAAGCTTTTTCATCCATATACgtcctgcagccacagaaatgTGCTGAGCTACACCTGATAATACACCTAATACTCTTACTCCTACTAACACACCTAATACCAGGCCACTGAGCACTTACACACAATGTGCTGCCAAGCTCACAGTGATGCATATGAAGTGTCATTTTTGTTGTcacttctcccttcccccacttTGGTGCACAGTGACACCAACCTTCTCTACCTCTCCTCTGTGTGCCCAAAATTTCTCTTCTCAGCTATTCCCCATCCTACTGGGACTGCTGTAATGatgcttctctttctccttcaggTTCTATATatcaggaagaggaagaggtaAGTAACATCTGTTGTTGGCTGAAGGGAACTCAGAGCTTCAAAATCTAGAGCAAGCTCAGGAGATAGGGAGATGATGGGGAGAGTGAAAGCGATGGCTGTGTGAGAAcaaggctgcagggagcagctgtgtgtgaCTGAGGCAGGGACGCTGCACTCCTGGGACTGGCCCACCCTCTGACACCAGTGTGTCAAAGACTCCTCCACAGTTTTGGAAGGAGAATAaagctgagcaggaggaggcCAGGGATCCTGAAAACTCATCACACTTCACGTATGAGATGCATGAAAACAAAGGAGAGGGTTATGTGTTTATAAAGAAGCTGGGAACTCCATCATGAAAGGTGTGGAGCTCAGGTTTCAGCCATTCCCAGattcctgtgttttccagcagcccaggcagtgacagcaagtggcagcagcacagtgcagagATGCAGCTTCAGCCCAGGAGTTAATGTCTTAATTTCCTTGCTAAGCTCCTGGCTGAAAATagagagggagagcagcaggcagggagaaaCACATCTTGGTTCTCCTGTCTCACAGCAGGGACTCTGGTGAAGATCCATAAGCTGTGGtacctcctccctccctgacTCCTTGGGGCAGGCCTGGCCAGGCCACAGACTTCCAGAAAGTGCTGCTGTCTGCTGTAAAATTTCCAAGCCCAACACCAAAGCCCGGgtctgggtgctgctgcaggagcagccagtgcTTGGCCTGTGAAAATACCACTGCTGGAGATAATGGTTGTGCTGGCAAGCCCATAGagaagcaggggaagagtgtgtCATCCAAACACTTGCCAAAATAGCTATTTGTGGTGACACTGCCAGTAACTGCTTGTGTGTTTCCTTCTACCACCCTCCAAAACTCAGCTATAGCCAAAGGCAGGACTCAGTGTTTTCCCAGGAGCCACcccatccatcatccatctCTGAGGAGACCCCTTGGGTAATAAGTCATAGCTCTGTCTCTTGAAGCAATGATACAAGAGTAGGAACAGTGTCCACAGGCATCAGCCCCCTGTGAGAATCTCTCTCTTtcctattttctatttattgtttattattttctatttaattttgtgtACTTCAGCCCCAGAGTTAAAGCACTCTCAGGCCACTGCAGCTTGAAATGAACTGCTGCTGGCAGACTGTGACATGGCAGGATGGGGTGGTGTGGGCAGAGGGACGGGGGAGAAGTCACAAAATGCCAAGCCAGTATGTTCCACTGTTTCTTTTGTCCTTCCACATAAAGCCTAATCTTTTAAGGTCTGCAGGAACTTACATCCTGATTCCTCTGTGTGTAAATGCCTGCCAACACAGATTAGTGATGGCAGTTAATCCCTGTAACTGCACTCTGGGTGTCTTCCACTCCTGCCAGCTGTGTGTAGTAGGTTCTTAGCCTCATCCAGCAAGAGCCATAGGAGCAGAATCcctgtgcaggaggagcagcagcctgcagaaagGCTCAGCAGGGGGGTGGGGAAGCAGCCTGAGCTCTGTTCTTCTCAACCaaccctttccctctcctcccatgggcaggctgGAGAAGCTACGGCACCAGCTCATGCCCATGTACAACTTTGATCCCACTGAGGAGCAGgatgagctggagcaggagctgctggagcatgGGCGAGATGCAGCATTGTCCCAGGCATCACAGAACAAGGTAGGCAGCAACACCATGAGTGTCACTACAGCCACTGGTACCTGCACTGCTTTTGTTACAGGGTCAAGGAGATTTTGTCATGGGCTGCAGGGTAGGGAAGCCAAGTAAGACCTGAGGAGGACTTCCCCATCTCTGCTAGCCCTGGAAATAGGGACTTGAGCATTTTGGAGTGCTTAGGGTGGACTGAGGAGCCAGGCAGGTCTTTGACAGGAGGCTCTCTCCTTCCCAGTGTAACAAGAGGTAGGAGAAATAGGAAAGAAGGGCTTCTCACCACTGTTTGGGTCCAGCTTCACAgtgttttctgttccctttgtcaccaccaccacacaaaaagtgtttttaaaagagagCCAGCAGGGATGGTTGGAACAGGCTGTCTCTTACCCAGTGACACAGCTTGTCCTTAGAGTAGACACACCTTTCCTTTCATGAattgctctccagctgctctgtgttgcCCATGTCAtcccctgcttttcctgttcaGGGGCAGGAGTTCTCCCAAACAGTTTCAGTTTCCACACACCTTATACCTTCAGATAATCTCTAGCAAGCTTGGTTTgggcagaaagggaaagaggagataATAAATACAACTATAATTATAAAATACTTACCTTGAGACATTCTCGACCTGCTAAAGAGCACAAAGATGTGTTGGAATATGAAAGATAATCAACGTATGGAACATAATAgtttggaaaagcaggaaatgtgGTGTGTAAAAGCAAAGGATCTTGTCCTCTGAGTAGCACATACTAGGACAACATCAGATCCCTCTATTAGTCCACATAGGGGGCTTACCTGGAGGTAGTAAAGGGGGGAAATTGTAAGGCCAGAATTAACCTTAGCACAGTAAAAACAGATCCATCCTCTCCAGGGACTGGCCAGCAGGATACCTCAGATCCCTCTTGCTAATGCTTGGGAAGTACAAGAGTATAAAGATTTAATgtaaaaggagagggagagtCTAAAACAACAGCTCAAGCTCAGGCAATGGCACATTTCCAGGCCTTCTTGATATCTCAAGCCTTTTCAGGCTGCCTTGCATATATAAATAGTGAGACCCAGTAATCCAGTGATGTGGGGATTTTAAACTGGCATGGATGTGCTAACTTACTCTCCAGCCTGTAGTATTTTCCTGTCACAGCCTTGTTAATGCCTTGTTAGCCAGGCAGCCTCCCCTGGAAGGGGTGAATGCAGTTCCAAGTGTGCAGCCTGTGCCcaagcacagccctgagccaaGGCAGCCGTGCTGGCGCTCagctctcctgctcccctgcaggtgctgctgacGAGTCAGGGAGCCCTGCAGAGACCCAGCCGCCTCGTGTTCACAGACATGGCCAATGCCATCAATGCATGACCAGgacctgccctgctccaggatCCTGCTGAGAACAAGGAGGATGAAGCCAACAAAGCAGTGACTTCCCTCAAGCATGGCTGATCCACCGAGCCCAGCTGGTCACCTGTTGGTTTGTGTTACAAATGGGCACAGGAAGTGCCATCAGTCTGGGAAGCCAACCCTTTGTAAGGGCAGTGGTGattttctgctgtgtctgtTACCACTCTAAGGTCTTGAGCTCCAGTTTctgggctggcactgcctggtAACACCTACCAAGCTTTGTGCTTAGGAACAGTGCCTGCCTTGTACAGATTAACCTgtcagagcacagagctgtggtCTGTGGgtcagggaaggagagaggtgCATGTTTCAGAGACCTTCTCCACTGGCTCTGTGTGCCCAGGCCCCAAGGAAAGTGATGGATGGGCCTCTGCAGTGACCGCAGCTCTGGCCGGTCCTGGGAGGGGACTGGTGGCAAAGCCTCTTTGAGCCAGGAGAGCTGCCTGCCCCAGCTGAGGGGTGacctggggcacagcagggagaaCACAACCATGGGATTATCCCCTCCCAGGTGCATGGCTGCTGATAAATGTGCGTCAGGGTGATGTTGAAGCACGGGGAATTCACtggctttaaaaagtgaagCGGTGAACATTTGGCCACTTAGATCTTAACTGAGAAAGTGGCTGAATATCCCAAATTAGAGCTACTCTATAGACAGAGGGATTTCACACAGCTAGAGGCAGGGACTGTCACTGTCTGGCTACTGGTCTTAGGAATAACAGTGCTCGGGCAACAAAGAGGAATTGAGCAGAACTGGGGGTTCCAATACCCCATAGCCCCTCCTGCTTTGGCTCAGGGAAGTTTCTGCAGTGCAGAGTGTTACCCAGGAAAAAGGATTAAGCtttgaaatactttcttttaaataaggAAGAACATGTATTGGCTCAACAACAGCCCAGTGTTTGCCCCCAGAGATGACTAACAGCTGGTTTGTACTTCCTTACCTGCCAGGACCTGCAgtcagagccttctcttcttcctgctgAAGGGAACACAGAGCTTTGCGTTAGCCTCTGCTCGAGTTACCTGCTAGGAACAGGTAGGTGGGACTAGACAGGTAAGCCAGGGGTTTCCCTGTAGCCCTGAAGCATCTCTCTGCCTGTGCATCCTTCAGGGCTGCAGGAGTAAGAGAGTGCAAAGGGTCTCTGGCCACCTTGGCATGTGGCACTGCAGTGTGGGGGCCTGTCCTCTGCAAGCCTTTTGATGGGCACTGGCCCCAAGTGCTGCagaccagcacagcagccagggacCAGCatcagagcccagccctgcactgaTTACCTCCTGATCTTTGTGTGGTACAGGCATTTGTCAATCAGATTGTATTCCATCCACAGCACCAGTTAAAAGGGAATCAGGGCAAGCCAAAATTTGAATGCAGACCTAAAGCTTTATGCAAGGAGATGTTTCAGAGTGGCAATTCAGGTATCATGTGCTTTGTTGCAAGTTTGGACCTGCCAGTTAGTTTTTGTTCTCCcacctgttttcttttcttcccccgTGTGATTGTTTTTTCCATATTCATTAAATGCAGACTGTTTCCTCAGCATATGCCCCTGACCCCTGCAGGGCACAGTACCTTACCAGCTCTTCCTCTTCCACTGACACAGCTGCCCTCAGGGCAGCTTTGCAGGGCTAAGTTGCTTTAGTTTGTCAGTATCCAGCTGTCTTTTTAGAACTAGGGATTTCTGGGAGTATATTAGGGGTTGGAGTGTGGAAAACAGCCTAGCCCTCATAGCCAGGAGATGTGGCAGGAGGCacttccaggctgctgctgtttgcccccagggatgctgctgggaggaaggTGCATGGATACAAATACTCACTGTAATGCAGATTAGGTCCTTAGAATTTGGAGTCTGTCTGTGGGTATTCCCAGTGATCAGCTGAGAgacaaatacataaatacatctgctacccacacacacacttcccATCTCCTCCAGGTGCTCAGTGAGAGCAGCCACACATCTGATTTCTCCACTGCCTCTCACCTTTccatgctctgcagcagcacagggatgcaAGTGGCAGCAGGGGGGTCCAGCTATCCTAAATTGCAGCATTTTCCGCAGAAATCTTAGGATTGGAACtttcatctttgttttaaaCTCAACAAAAGGCAAGTGTGAGCTGAATTGTTTCCTCAATGCCTCAGCCCACTGcatgccctgctcccagctctgtgtgctgcagtgggagctgcccAGCAGTGATTCCACCAGGCCAGGTGCAAACTGCACCTTGGTCCATGGTTTACTGAGATAAATCCTGTGCAATGAATACACCAACAGAGGAATTCTCTTGAACCATCCTCCCTGTGATGGTAGGCTTCGTCCTGTGATGACTGCCCTTTAAAGTAAAGAAGTACAGATAGTAAGATTAAAAGAATATTATGGGTAATTGCTGGGCTCGTACTGGAGTATTCTTTTAGTTCCATAGCACCTCCTCTCACAGTTCTTGGAAGTATATGTATAATTTAGCAGAAGCATTATGATGTAATTTAATTcaagtgtttctgtgttttaaagcaTTGAAATATAATTAAACTATTTACATGAAAGTCTAGCGTgattgtcttttttccccccatcatCTGCATTTTCCCACAGAAACTGCTGGAGTGTATCCCCAGTATCTGCTGGTAATTTGTGTGCAGTGAATTGCCCTGCTCTTTCAAAAACTGAACTAAGTGTGGAAAAACTTGGAAGGGGAAGCTCTGTGGGGGTCAAAGTTTAGTGTTCTATAGCACAGAAACTCAGATCTCTTCAGAAAGGCTTGCTGGAGAAGTCAGGAGGGCAGGAGCTTCCAGCTGCCAGTCCTGGGCATCCAGAGTACAAAAAGAAATGCCAGTTTAGCCTTAAGCTGAATTCCTGCACAAACCAGGGGTTCATCAGctcacctgcagctctgcccaggccAAGGGGAACAGAACATGATGACATTGGTGATGTATTTCAGATTTGCTTCTGCCTCATCTGGCCCACAGCCCCAAGACCTGGGACTTGTTAGGAAAACTGTCAGATGAACAAGAGGCAATGCACAGGCAGAGAATTAATTGTACAAAAAGCTCAATAGCTGTATAGCCCACAGAACAATGTGGGGGAGAAACAGACTCGACTGTGGAGACAGCTGGGTGTACACATGAAGCAGAACTGGCCTGTGTTCCCATCAAGCCTCCAAAGCACACAAAAGGATGGAATTAGGCACCCACATTTGGGCTTAGGAGCCTGTCTGGTTTTCTCCATGTGTGATTCCTCCTGCTTATTATTTCTTACATCAGTCTGGGGCTGCTCCTCAATGACcaaatttttgtttataatCCCCAAAACTCCAGGTCAAAAGACACTCACCTTGTCCAGCAATGTGTGTATGTGAGCTGAGGGTGTTGCACAAGGAGGAGGCAAAGCAGGAGCCTGAGGGGCTTTTGTTGAAtacctttatttaaaacaaacttcaaGGCTAATTTGCAAGTTGCCAACACTCTCTATGCCTTCACCAAAACCATTTATGGGAAACTTCCAAACTTTGCTAGATAACAAACCTTGTTCAGCTCCTGTAACAACTGTAACGACCTCTTATTTTTGGCCAAGTCAGACCTAAGCTTCCTGAGCTTAAAAACACTTGACATGCATTT is a window of Corvus cornix cornix isolate S_Up_H32 chromosome 12, ASM73873v5, whole genome shotgun sequence DNA encoding:
- the C12H3orf18 gene encoding uncharacterized protein C3orf18 homolog — encoded protein: MSYSSPSVHDLHHSTPTTAKPDPGTALDVTVPETATVSPETTSFNSTKIPDVASTGPGMSTMLLSFGIITVIGLAVAMVLYIRKRKRLEKLRHQLMPMYNFDPTEEQDELEQELLEHGRDAALSQASQNKVLLTSQGALQRPSRLVFTDMANAINA